Proteins encoded together in one Telopea speciosissima isolate NSW1024214 ecotype Mountain lineage chromosome 4, Tspe_v1, whole genome shotgun sequence window:
- the LOC122659925 gene encoding protein TIC 22, chloroplastic, translating to METPKSTPQATHPLLSVSAFIHKNWLQFASEITTRIDEGKRFVGNVVTNLPQRRRDRLVPSLFASVTHEMWQPKHAFDIALNTDYIAKTLSGTSVYTVSNSKNEFVLISDPNSLKSLGLLCFRQEDAESLLAQVQLRQPVLGRGARVVPITLDQVYMLKVEGIAFRFLPDPAQIRNALELKASDLRSGFDGVPVFQSDLLVVKKRNRRYCPIYFQKEDIERELSKVSRASRGSSVSQHIMVGSLEDVLKKMELNDKGSGWEDLIFIPPGKSYSQHFQEVVAA from the exons ATGGAAACTCCGAAATCGACACCACAGGCCACTCATCCACTGCTCTCAGTTTCCGCATTTATCCATAAGAACTGGCTGCAATTCGCCTCTGAAATAACGACTCGGATTGATGAAGGTAAACGTTTCGTCGGTAATGTGGTCACCAATTTGCCGCAGCGCAGACGTGATCGCCTGGTGCCTTCTCTCTTTGCCTCGGTGACGCATGAAATGTGGCAGCCAAAGCATGCCTTCGATATTGCTCTAAACACCGACTACATCGCCAAGACGCTCTCAGGAACCTCTGTGTATACCGTCAGTAATTCTAAGAACGAGTTCGTTCTTATTTCTGATCCCAATAGCCTCAAATCCCTCGGTCTCCTTTGTTTTCGTCAAGAGGACGCCGAATCGCTTCTCGCCCAA GTTCAATTGCGACAACCTGTTTTAGGAAGAGGTGCTCGGGTTGTCCCTATCACCCTTGATCAG GTCTATATGTTGAAGGTTGAAGGAATTGCATTCCGATTTTTGCCTGATCCTGCTCAAATAAGGAATGCTTTAGAG TTAAAAGCTTCAGATCTCAGGAGTGGGTTTGATGGAGTTCCTGTTTTTCAG TCTGACCTCTTGGTTGTGAAGAAGAGGAACAGGCGTTACTGCCCAATATACTTCCAAAAG GAAGACATAGAACGAGAACTGTCAAAGGTCTCAAGGGCATCAAGGGGATCCAGTGTCTCTCAACACATTATG GTTGGAAGTTTGGAAGATGTTCTGAAAAAGATGGAG TTAAATGATAAGGGTTCTGGCTGGGAAGATCTTATATTCATCCCACCTGGTAAAAGCTACTCCCAACACTTTCAGGAAGTTGTAGCAGCATGA
- the LOC122657361 gene encoding UDP-glucuronate:xylan alpha-glucuronosyltransferase 2 isoform X1, producing the protein MMKAIPSKSLVIRINLIFLAFFFVIYITLLVLGPSSSGYLEYPANIVRCSLRECHQKVEDGVVKMKAILEEPTLQGKRKIVKREKPSFLSEMGRGKKIGMVNMDGEDMSEWKGIGKFIAVDFERVSKYLEWKDLFPEWIDEEEETDISTCPEIPMPDFLAYEEMDMVLAKLPCEYPKEGWGRDAFRLQVHLIAANLAVKTGKRAGGIRTKMVFLSPCRPMMELFRCEDMVKREGDWWWYEPEMGRLEHKVSMPIGSCKLALPLWEEGSIDEVYNQSKIITTQANKLTRKEAYVTVLHSSEAYVCGAITLAQSIIATGTQRDLVMLLDKSISQPKREALAAAGWKIRMIKRIRNPKAEKNAYNEYNYSKFRLWQLTDYDKIIFIDADIIILRNMDILFQFPQMSATGNDASIFNSGIMAIEPSKCTFKALMELRKEIVSYNGGDQGFLNEVFVWWHRWPRRVNYLKNFWANTTLESSMKNQLFAADPPKLYSIHFVGLKPWHCYRDYDCNWDIGEQHVYASDIANQRWWKLHDTMDERLQKFCALTYQRKLELDWHRKVARQMGLQDEHWRINITDPRRRIKKA; encoded by the exons ATGATGAAGGCCATTCCTTCCAAATCTTTGGTTATTAGAATCAATTTAATTTTCCTTGCCTTCTTCTTTGTCATCTATATCACCCTTCTTGTCTTAGGACCATCTTCTTCAGGCTATCTCGAGTATCCGGCAAACATTGTTAGGTGCTCATTGCGTGAGTGCCATCAGAAG GTTGAAGATGGTGTAGTAAAGATGAAGGCCATCCTAGAAGAGCCAACATtgcaaggaaagagaaaaatagtgaAAAGAGAGAAGCCAAGCTTCTTGAGTGAAAtggggaggggaaagaagaTAGGAATGGTGAACATGGACGGAGAAGATATGAGTGAATGGAAAGGAATTGGGAAATTTATAGCGGTCGATTTTGAACGCGTCTCCAAGTACCTAGAATGGAAAGATTTGTTCCCGGAGTGGATtgatgaagaggaagagaccGACATATCGACGTGCCCTGAGATACCCATGCCGGATTTCTTGGCCTATGAGGAAATGGACATGGTGTTGGCCAAGTTGCCATGTGAGTACCCCAAAGAAGGGTGGGGTAGAGATGCATTTAGGCTTCAAGTTCATCTCATTGCTGCTAATTTGGCAGTGAAGACAGGGAAAAGGGCTGGTGGGATAAGAACAAAGATGGTGTTCTTGAGTCCATGCAGGCCTATGATGGAGCTGTTTAGATGTGAAGATATGGTGAAGAGAGAGGGGGATTGGTGGTGGTATGAGCCAGAGATGGGCAGATTGGAACACAAGGTCTCAATGCCTATTGGGTCTTGCAAATTGGCATTGCCACTCTGGGAAGAAG GAAGCATTGATGAGGTATACAATCAATCCAAGATCATCACAACACAAGCAAACAAATTGACAAGAAAAGAGGCATACGTCACTGTTCTTCACTCCTCTGAAGCCTATGTCTGTGGTGCCATAACACTTGCCCAAAGCATCATTGCAACAGGAACACAGCGTGACCTTGTTATGTTACTTGACAAATCTATCTCTCAACCCAAACGTGAAGCACTCGCTGCTGCTGGATGGAAAATTCGTATGATCAAACGAATTCGAAACCCTAAAGCAGAAAAAAATGCTTACAATGAATATAACTATAGTAAGTTCCGACTTTGGCAACTCACTGATTATGACAAGATCATCTTCATCGATGCCGACATCATAATTCTTCGAAACATGGACATCTTATTCCAATTTCCACAAATGTCAGCAACTGGAAACGATGCATCAATCTTCAATTCTGGAATCATGGCAATTGAACCATCAAAATGCACCTTTAAAGCTTTAATGGAATTAAGGAAAGAGATTGTTTCATACAATGGAGGTGATCAAGGTTTCCTTAATGAAGTGTTTGTGTGGTGGCATAGGTGGCCAAGGAGAGTGAATTACTTGAAGAATTTTTGGGCAAATACAACATTAGAATCAAGCATGAAGAATCAGTTATTCGCCGCCGATCCGCCGAAGCTTTATTCGATACATTTCGTTGGATTAAAACCTTGGCATTGTTATAGAGATTATGATTGTAATTGGGATATAGGTGAACAACATGTCTATGCTAGTGACATTGCTAATCAAAGATGGTGGAAATTGCATGATACCATGGATGAGAGGTTGCAGAAGTTTTGTGCACTCACTTATCAGAGGAAACTTGAATTGGATTGGCATAGAAAAGTGGCTAGACAGATGGGTTTACAAGATGAGCATTGGAGAATCAATATTACTGATCCAAGAAGACGAATTAAGAAAGCATAA
- the LOC122657361 gene encoding UDP-glucuronate:xylan alpha-glucuronosyltransferase 2 isoform X2, giving the protein MMKAIPSKSLVIRINLIFLAFFFVIYITLLVLGPSSSGYLEYPANIVRCSLRECHQKVEDGVVKMKAIVKREKPSFLSEMGRGKKIGMVNMDGEDMSEWKGIGKFIAVDFERVSKYLEWKDLFPEWIDEEEETDISTCPEIPMPDFLAYEEMDMVLAKLPCEYPKEGWGRDAFRLQVHLIAANLAVKTGKRAGGIRTKMVFLSPCRPMMELFRCEDMVKREGDWWWYEPEMGRLEHKVSMPIGSCKLALPLWEEGSIDEVYNQSKIITTQANKLTRKEAYVTVLHSSEAYVCGAITLAQSIIATGTQRDLVMLLDKSISQPKREALAAAGWKIRMIKRIRNPKAEKNAYNEYNYSKFRLWQLTDYDKIIFIDADIIILRNMDILFQFPQMSATGNDASIFNSGIMAIEPSKCTFKALMELRKEIVSYNGGDQGFLNEVFVWWHRWPRRVNYLKNFWANTTLESSMKNQLFAADPPKLYSIHFVGLKPWHCYRDYDCNWDIGEQHVYASDIANQRWWKLHDTMDERLQKFCALTYQRKLELDWHRKVARQMGLQDEHWRINITDPRRRIKKA; this is encoded by the exons ATGATGAAGGCCATTCCTTCCAAATCTTTGGTTATTAGAATCAATTTAATTTTCCTTGCCTTCTTCTTTGTCATCTATATCACCCTTCTTGTCTTAGGACCATCTTCTTCAGGCTATCTCGAGTATCCGGCAAACATTGTTAGGTGCTCATTGCGTGAGTGCCATCAGAAG GTTGAAGATGGTGTAGTAAAGATGAAGGCC atagtgaAAAGAGAGAAGCCAAGCTTCTTGAGTGAAAtggggaggggaaagaagaTAGGAATGGTGAACATGGACGGAGAAGATATGAGTGAATGGAAAGGAATTGGGAAATTTATAGCGGTCGATTTTGAACGCGTCTCCAAGTACCTAGAATGGAAAGATTTGTTCCCGGAGTGGATtgatgaagaggaagagaccGACATATCGACGTGCCCTGAGATACCCATGCCGGATTTCTTGGCCTATGAGGAAATGGACATGGTGTTGGCCAAGTTGCCATGTGAGTACCCCAAAGAAGGGTGGGGTAGAGATGCATTTAGGCTTCAAGTTCATCTCATTGCTGCTAATTTGGCAGTGAAGACAGGGAAAAGGGCTGGTGGGATAAGAACAAAGATGGTGTTCTTGAGTCCATGCAGGCCTATGATGGAGCTGTTTAGATGTGAAGATATGGTGAAGAGAGAGGGGGATTGGTGGTGGTATGAGCCAGAGATGGGCAGATTGGAACACAAGGTCTCAATGCCTATTGGGTCTTGCAAATTGGCATTGCCACTCTGGGAAGAAG GAAGCATTGATGAGGTATACAATCAATCCAAGATCATCACAACACAAGCAAACAAATTGACAAGAAAAGAGGCATACGTCACTGTTCTTCACTCCTCTGAAGCCTATGTCTGTGGTGCCATAACACTTGCCCAAAGCATCATTGCAACAGGAACACAGCGTGACCTTGTTATGTTACTTGACAAATCTATCTCTCAACCCAAACGTGAAGCACTCGCTGCTGCTGGATGGAAAATTCGTATGATCAAACGAATTCGAAACCCTAAAGCAGAAAAAAATGCTTACAATGAATATAACTATAGTAAGTTCCGACTTTGGCAACTCACTGATTATGACAAGATCATCTTCATCGATGCCGACATCATAATTCTTCGAAACATGGACATCTTATTCCAATTTCCACAAATGTCAGCAACTGGAAACGATGCATCAATCTTCAATTCTGGAATCATGGCAATTGAACCATCAAAATGCACCTTTAAAGCTTTAATGGAATTAAGGAAAGAGATTGTTTCATACAATGGAGGTGATCAAGGTTTCCTTAATGAAGTGTTTGTGTGGTGGCATAGGTGGCCAAGGAGAGTGAATTACTTGAAGAATTTTTGGGCAAATACAACATTAGAATCAAGCATGAAGAATCAGTTATTCGCCGCCGATCCGCCGAAGCTTTATTCGATACATTTCGTTGGATTAAAACCTTGGCATTGTTATAGAGATTATGATTGTAATTGGGATATAGGTGAACAACATGTCTATGCTAGTGACATTGCTAATCAAAGATGGTGGAAATTGCATGATACCATGGATGAGAGGTTGCAGAAGTTTTGTGCACTCACTTATCAGAGGAAACTTGAATTGGATTGGCATAGAAAAGTGGCTAGACAGATGGGTTTACAAGATGAGCATTGGAGAATCAATATTACTGATCCAAGAAGACGAATTAAGAAAGCATAA
- the LOC122657361 gene encoding UDP-glucuronate:xylan alpha-glucuronosyltransferase 2 isoform X3: protein MKAILEEPTLQGKRKIVKREKPSFLSEMGRGKKIGMVNMDGEDMSEWKGIGKFIAVDFERVSKYLEWKDLFPEWIDEEEETDISTCPEIPMPDFLAYEEMDMVLAKLPCEYPKEGWGRDAFRLQVHLIAANLAVKTGKRAGGIRTKMVFLSPCRPMMELFRCEDMVKREGDWWWYEPEMGRLEHKVSMPIGSCKLALPLWEEGSIDEVYNQSKIITTQANKLTRKEAYVTVLHSSEAYVCGAITLAQSIIATGTQRDLVMLLDKSISQPKREALAAAGWKIRMIKRIRNPKAEKNAYNEYNYSKFRLWQLTDYDKIIFIDADIIILRNMDILFQFPQMSATGNDASIFNSGIMAIEPSKCTFKALMELRKEIVSYNGGDQGFLNEVFVWWHRWPRRVNYLKNFWANTTLESSMKNQLFAADPPKLYSIHFVGLKPWHCYRDYDCNWDIGEQHVYASDIANQRWWKLHDTMDERLQKFCALTYQRKLELDWHRKVARQMGLQDEHWRINITDPRRRIKKA from the exons ATGAAGGCCATCCTAGAAGAGCCAACATtgcaaggaaagagaaaaatagtgaAAAGAGAGAAGCCAAGCTTCTTGAGTGAAAtggggaggggaaagaagaTAGGAATGGTGAACATGGACGGAGAAGATATGAGTGAATGGAAAGGAATTGGGAAATTTATAGCGGTCGATTTTGAACGCGTCTCCAAGTACCTAGAATGGAAAGATTTGTTCCCGGAGTGGATtgatgaagaggaagagaccGACATATCGACGTGCCCTGAGATACCCATGCCGGATTTCTTGGCCTATGAGGAAATGGACATGGTGTTGGCCAAGTTGCCATGTGAGTACCCCAAAGAAGGGTGGGGTAGAGATGCATTTAGGCTTCAAGTTCATCTCATTGCTGCTAATTTGGCAGTGAAGACAGGGAAAAGGGCTGGTGGGATAAGAACAAAGATGGTGTTCTTGAGTCCATGCAGGCCTATGATGGAGCTGTTTAGATGTGAAGATATGGTGAAGAGAGAGGGGGATTGGTGGTGGTATGAGCCAGAGATGGGCAGATTGGAACACAAGGTCTCAATGCCTATTGGGTCTTGCAAATTGGCATTGCCACTCTGGGAAGAAG GAAGCATTGATGAGGTATACAATCAATCCAAGATCATCACAACACAAGCAAACAAATTGACAAGAAAAGAGGCATACGTCACTGTTCTTCACTCCTCTGAAGCCTATGTCTGTGGTGCCATAACACTTGCCCAAAGCATCATTGCAACAGGAACACAGCGTGACCTTGTTATGTTACTTGACAAATCTATCTCTCAACCCAAACGTGAAGCACTCGCTGCTGCTGGATGGAAAATTCGTATGATCAAACGAATTCGAAACCCTAAAGCAGAAAAAAATGCTTACAATGAATATAACTATAGTAAGTTCCGACTTTGGCAACTCACTGATTATGACAAGATCATCTTCATCGATGCCGACATCATAATTCTTCGAAACATGGACATCTTATTCCAATTTCCACAAATGTCAGCAACTGGAAACGATGCATCAATCTTCAATTCTGGAATCATGGCAATTGAACCATCAAAATGCACCTTTAAAGCTTTAATGGAATTAAGGAAAGAGATTGTTTCATACAATGGAGGTGATCAAGGTTTCCTTAATGAAGTGTTTGTGTGGTGGCATAGGTGGCCAAGGAGAGTGAATTACTTGAAGAATTTTTGGGCAAATACAACATTAGAATCAAGCATGAAGAATCAGTTATTCGCCGCCGATCCGCCGAAGCTTTATTCGATACATTTCGTTGGATTAAAACCTTGGCATTGTTATAGAGATTATGATTGTAATTGGGATATAGGTGAACAACATGTCTATGCTAGTGACATTGCTAATCAAAGATGGTGGAAATTGCATGATACCATGGATGAGAGGTTGCAGAAGTTTTGTGCACTCACTTATCAGAGGAAACTTGAATTGGATTGGCATAGAAAAGTGGCTAGACAGATGGGTTTACAAGATGAGCATTGGAGAATCAATATTACTGATCCAAGAAGACGAATTAAGAAAGCATAA
- the LOC122657361 gene encoding UDP-glucuronate:xylan alpha-glucuronosyltransferase 2 isoform X4, with amino-acid sequence MKAIVKREKPSFLSEMGRGKKIGMVNMDGEDMSEWKGIGKFIAVDFERVSKYLEWKDLFPEWIDEEEETDISTCPEIPMPDFLAYEEMDMVLAKLPCEYPKEGWGRDAFRLQVHLIAANLAVKTGKRAGGIRTKMVFLSPCRPMMELFRCEDMVKREGDWWWYEPEMGRLEHKVSMPIGSCKLALPLWEEGSIDEVYNQSKIITTQANKLTRKEAYVTVLHSSEAYVCGAITLAQSIIATGTQRDLVMLLDKSISQPKREALAAAGWKIRMIKRIRNPKAEKNAYNEYNYSKFRLWQLTDYDKIIFIDADIIILRNMDILFQFPQMSATGNDASIFNSGIMAIEPSKCTFKALMELRKEIVSYNGGDQGFLNEVFVWWHRWPRRVNYLKNFWANTTLESSMKNQLFAADPPKLYSIHFVGLKPWHCYRDYDCNWDIGEQHVYASDIANQRWWKLHDTMDERLQKFCALTYQRKLELDWHRKVARQMGLQDEHWRINITDPRRRIKKA; translated from the exons ATGAAGGCC atagtgaAAAGAGAGAAGCCAAGCTTCTTGAGTGAAAtggggaggggaaagaagaTAGGAATGGTGAACATGGACGGAGAAGATATGAGTGAATGGAAAGGAATTGGGAAATTTATAGCGGTCGATTTTGAACGCGTCTCCAAGTACCTAGAATGGAAAGATTTGTTCCCGGAGTGGATtgatgaagaggaagagaccGACATATCGACGTGCCCTGAGATACCCATGCCGGATTTCTTGGCCTATGAGGAAATGGACATGGTGTTGGCCAAGTTGCCATGTGAGTACCCCAAAGAAGGGTGGGGTAGAGATGCATTTAGGCTTCAAGTTCATCTCATTGCTGCTAATTTGGCAGTGAAGACAGGGAAAAGGGCTGGTGGGATAAGAACAAAGATGGTGTTCTTGAGTCCATGCAGGCCTATGATGGAGCTGTTTAGATGTGAAGATATGGTGAAGAGAGAGGGGGATTGGTGGTGGTATGAGCCAGAGATGGGCAGATTGGAACACAAGGTCTCAATGCCTATTGGGTCTTGCAAATTGGCATTGCCACTCTGGGAAGAAG GAAGCATTGATGAGGTATACAATCAATCCAAGATCATCACAACACAAGCAAACAAATTGACAAGAAAAGAGGCATACGTCACTGTTCTTCACTCCTCTGAAGCCTATGTCTGTGGTGCCATAACACTTGCCCAAAGCATCATTGCAACAGGAACACAGCGTGACCTTGTTATGTTACTTGACAAATCTATCTCTCAACCCAAACGTGAAGCACTCGCTGCTGCTGGATGGAAAATTCGTATGATCAAACGAATTCGAAACCCTAAAGCAGAAAAAAATGCTTACAATGAATATAACTATAGTAAGTTCCGACTTTGGCAACTCACTGATTATGACAAGATCATCTTCATCGATGCCGACATCATAATTCTTCGAAACATGGACATCTTATTCCAATTTCCACAAATGTCAGCAACTGGAAACGATGCATCAATCTTCAATTCTGGAATCATGGCAATTGAACCATCAAAATGCACCTTTAAAGCTTTAATGGAATTAAGGAAAGAGATTGTTTCATACAATGGAGGTGATCAAGGTTTCCTTAATGAAGTGTTTGTGTGGTGGCATAGGTGGCCAAGGAGAGTGAATTACTTGAAGAATTTTTGGGCAAATACAACATTAGAATCAAGCATGAAGAATCAGTTATTCGCCGCCGATCCGCCGAAGCTTTATTCGATACATTTCGTTGGATTAAAACCTTGGCATTGTTATAGAGATTATGATTGTAATTGGGATATAGGTGAACAACATGTCTATGCTAGTGACATTGCTAATCAAAGATGGTGGAAATTGCATGATACCATGGATGAGAGGTTGCAGAAGTTTTGTGCACTCACTTATCAGAGGAAACTTGAATTGGATTGGCATAGAAAAGTGGCTAGACAGATGGGTTTACAAGATGAGCATTGGAGAATCAATATTACTGATCCAAGAAGACGAATTAAGAAAGCATAA